The DNA segment TGGTGCTCAACCACTGCTCGAACCGGCACGAGTGGTTCCGGCTCGCGGCGGACCCGGGCGATCCGCACCACGACTGGTTCATCTGGTCCGACTCTGACCCGGGTTATCGCGGGCCATGGAACCAGAAGGTGTGGCACCCGCTGACAGACCGGTCGGCGGGCGGGCCGTACTTCTACGGCTGCTTCAGCCGGCAGATGCCGGACCTCAACTACGCGAATCCGGCGGTGACCGCGGAGATGAACCGCACGATCGCGTACTGGCTCGACGACATGGGGGCCGACGGGTTCCGCCTGGACGCCATCCGCCACCTGATCGAGAACGGGCCGAACCAGGACAACACGCCGCAGACGCACGACTGGCTCCGCGGGTTCTACACGTTCTACAAGGCCCGCAACCCCGAGGCGTTCACGGTCGGCGAGGTGTGGTCGACGACGGATGTGATCTCGACGTACGTCGGCGACCAGATGGACACGTCGTTCGAGTTCCAGTTGGCGCAGGCGGTGATGGACGCCGCGAACACCGGCGACGCTGCGCCGCTGGCCAGGGCCGCGGCGGGGACGTGGGCGGCGTTTCCGCGCAACCAGTTCGCGACGTTTCTGACTAATCACGACCAGGCGCGAGTGATGACGGTGTTCAAGGGGGACGAGTCCAAGGCCCGGCTCGCCGCGGGGCTGCTGCTGACGTTGCCGGGGATTCCGTTCATCTACTACGGGGAGGAGATCGGGATGAGCGGCGACAAACCGGATGAGTGGATTCGGACGCCGATGCAGTGGGACGGCTCGGCGAACGCGGGGTTCGCCGCGGCGGGGGTGACGCCGTGGGAGCGTCTCAACGCCGACGCGGAGACACGGAACGTCAAGGGGCAGGAGGGGGAGACGGGATCGCTGCTGGGGCTGTACCAGAAGTTGACCCGGCTGCGGCTGGACCATGCGGCCCTGCGACGGGGTGAGTTCGAGGTGGTGCCGTCGGGCTCGCCGCGGGTGCTGGCGTTCCGGAGGTGGATGGGGGACGAGCAGTTCCTGGTGATCGCGAACCTCGGCGCGGAACCGGTGAGCGGCTACAGGCTGGAACTGGGCGAGGGAATCGCGGACCGGCTGAAGGAAGCGGGAGCGGTAGAGGTGCTGCACGGCGAGCCGGTAGCGTCGGGAGGGGAGCCGATCGCGAGGTTGGCGCCGAGGTCGGTGTATGTGGTCAGGGTGCCGTAGAGAAGGCCACATCGGCGCGGCGAATCGCACGCATCAGTGTGAATACCGAGGATCGACTTGGGGCGGTGTGCGGGCGACTGAAGTTACCCAACGGCTGCGCACACCTTCTTCGCCGCGTCCGTCAGGTCCGTCGCGGCCTGCATCGTGGGGATGTCCTTCCTCGCATCGTTCAGGATCTTGCGGCCGGCCTCGACGTTGGTGCCCTCGAGGCGGACCACCAGCGGCACTCTGAAGCCCTTGCTGCCGTCGGCGTTCTTGTGCCCCTTGGCGGCGTTGACGATCCCCTGGGCGATGGTGTCGCACCTCATGATGCCGCCGAAGATGTTGACCATGACGCCCTTGACGGCGGGGTCTGAGAGGATGATGCCGAACGCCTCGGTCACGGCCTCTTCGGAGGCGCCGCCGCCGACATCGAGGAAGTTCGCGGGCTCGCCGCCGTGGAGCTTGATGATGTCCATGGTCGCCATCGCGAGGCCGGCGCCGTTCACGAGGCAGCCGATGGTGCCGTCGAGGGCGATGTAGGAGAGGCCGAAGCGGCGGGCGCGCATCTCTGCGGGATTCTCCTCGGAGGGGTCGAACATCGCTGCGATGTCGGCGTGACGGAAGGTGGCGTTGTCGTCGAAGTTGAACTTGGCGTCGATCGCGAGGACCTGGCCGTCGGGGTGGTCGGGGGTCGCGGGGGTGATGATCAGCGGGTTGATCTCGGCGAGGGAGCAGTCCTTCTCCTCGAAGAGGCGGGCGAGGCCGAGCATGATGCCGACGGCCTGGGGGACCTGCTTGCCGCGGAAGCCGACTTCAAAGGCGACGCGCCGGGCCTGGTGGGGCTGGAGGCCGAGGAGGGGGTGGAGGGGCTCGGTGATGATCGCCTCGGGGGTGTCGTGGGCGACCTGCTCGATCTCGACGCCGCCCTCGCGGGAAGCGATGAGGACGTTGCGCCGGGTCTTGCGGTCGGTGGTGATGGCGAGGTAGAACTCCTCGCGGGCTCCGGGGGCGCCGCCGCGGCGCTCGGCGATATCAACGCCGGCGGCGATGAGGAGTTTCTTGACCTCGAGGCCCTCGGGGGGCGTCTGCGGCGACTTCATGCGGTTGGTGAGCATGAAGCGGGCGGCCTGGGTAGCCTCATCGGCGGAGTTCACGAGTTTGACGAAGCCGGCCTTGCCGCGCCCGCCAGCGTGGACCTGAGCCTTGATCACGGCGAGGGGGGACTTCGCGGAGGTAGCGGCCTTGTACGCGGCGGCGGCGTCGTCGACGGTCTCGATCATCTGACCGGGGGGGACGGGCACGCCGGCGGAGCGGAGAAGGTCGCGGGCCTGGTATTCGTGGATCTTCATATGGTGCGGCGGGGGCAGTGGGTGATGGTGGGGAATTCGATGAGGGCGATAGTAGGGGAGCGGAGGGCGGGGATCGGGCCGGTGCGGACGGTTTTCGGCCCTGCGGGCTCGCGGCGGCGGGGGCGTGGAATCTCAAGGAGGCGTGACGGAAGAAGTGGCACCGGGCATCTGGGTGTCGGTAGCACCAGTGACGAGTGGGATGGCCGCAGGAGTGTGGAAGTGGGAAGTCGATCGGAACCCACGATGAGCGATTTTGGCCAGGCTCGCGATGGGTCGAGGTCGCAGACGTGGCTGCTCATCATCGCCGGGGTGGTGGTGGGGATCACCCTCGGGGCGGCGGTGTGGGGAATCGGGTCGGTGCGTGGGCGCGAGGCGCAGGAGGCTTCGGCCAGTGCGCCGGCTTCGGCGGCCTTGGAGTTGCCAGTTGCCGCGGAGCGAGCCGAGGCGCCGGCGTGGCCGGTGGCGGAGTGGCTCGCGCGGGCCGGGGGGTTCCGCACCTCGATTGGCTCGGTCGTTCGTTCCGCGATGGACCGATTCGGGTCGGCCTTCGGTGTGGCGGCGATGCTGGGCAAGGCGATTGGGGGCGTGGCGGAGTTGGCGATGGTGGGGCCGGGTGTGGGTGACGAGGTGCTCGAGAGGGGTGTTGCTGGTGGTGGGGGTGTGACACCGGTTTCGGCGGCGACACCTGTGGCGCGAAGGGTGCGCATCGGGGCGGAGCCGGCGTGGGTGCCGCGTTCGGCGCGGGCTCCGGTGGGGGCGCGGATGGTGATTGTCGAGGTCACCTGCGAGGCGAGTGCCGTGGTGCGGTCGCCACAGCCGCCGCTGCCGGGGTGAGGCGGGGGGTGTTGAACAGGCTGGCCGATGGGTAAAGCGCCCGCTATCCTTTGGGCCCTTCCCTCCCGAGTGGAGGAAGGATATTGTTCGGGCCGCGGCCAACAGCCGCGTGCAGAGGAAGCGACATGGCGACTACCGGCACGATTACGCAGGTCATCGGATCCACCTTCGACGCCCAGTTCTCGGAGGATCAGCTCCCGGAGTTGTACAACGCGCTGACGATCAAGGAGAAGACGCCGGCGGGCGAGCTTGATCTGACGGGCGAGGTGCAGCAGCACCTTGGCGGCGGGCGCATCCGCGCGGTGGCGCTCGGTTCGACCGACGGCCTCCGGCGCGGCATGAAGTGCCAGGACATCGGCACGCCGGTGCAGGTGCCGGTGGGGGAGCGGGTGCTGGGGCGGGTGTTCAACCTGCTGGGGCAGCCGATCGACAAGTTGCCCGCGGTGGCGGGGGCGCAGACGCGGCCGATCCACCGCTCGCCCCCCGAGTTCTCCGAGCTCAACCCGCACACCGAGATCCTCGAGACGGGCATCAAGGTCATCGACCTGCTGTGCCCGTTCGTCCGCGGCGGCAAGATCGGCCTGTTTGGCGGCGCCGGTGTCGGCAAGACGGTCGTCATCCAGGAGATGATCGCCCGCGTGGCCCGCAACTTCGGCGGCTACAGCGTGTTCGCGGGCGTGGGCGAGCGGACCCGCGAGGGGAACGACCTGTGGCGTGAAATGAAGGAGGCGGAGTACTTCGACGCCTCCGGCAAGAAGAGCCACGTGCTCGACAAGGTGGCCATGGTGTTCGGCCAGATGAACGAGCCGCCGGGCGCCCGCCTCCGCGTGGCGCTCTCCGCGCTGACCATGGCCGAGGAGTTCCGCGACTCGTCGGGCAAGGAAACGCTGATCTTCATCGACAACATCTTCCGCTTCACGCAGGCGGGCTCCGAGGTGTCGGCGCTGCTGGGCCGCATGCCCAGCGCCGTCGGATACCAGCCCACGCTCTCCACGGAGATGGGGCAGCTGCAGGAGCGGATCACGTCGACGAGCAAGGGCGCCATCACGTCGGTGCAGGCCATCTACGTGCCCGCGGACGACCTCACGGACCCGGCCCCGGCGACGGCCTTCGCGCACCTTGACGCCTTCGTCGTCCTCAGCCGCGGCATCGCCGAGAAGGGCATCTACCCGGCGGTCGATCCGCTGGCGTCGACGTCCCGAATCCTCAGCGCCGACATCTTGGGCGAGCGGCACTACCGCGTCTCTCGCCGGGTGCAGTCGATCCTCCAGCGGTACAAGGACCTGCAGGACATCATCGCCATCCTCGGCGTTGATGAACTCAGCGAGGACGACAAGCTGGTCGTCTCCCGCGCCCGCAAGATCGAGCGGTTCCTCAGCCAGCCGTTCTACGTGGCCGAGGTGTTCACGGGCTTCCCCGGTGTCACGACCCCGCTCAACGACACGATCGAGTCGTTCGAGCGGCTGTGCAACGGCGAGGGCGACGACATCCCCGAGGGTGCGTTCATGTACGTCGGCACCCTCGACGACGCACGCAAGAAGGCGGAGAAGATGAAGGCCGGTTGATCCGGCTTCGAGTTCACGACCAACGACCCCCGGCCCCGGCCGGGGGTTTTTTGTTGTCAGCGGCGCCGGTCCGAGCCGGATGGCCGTGATCTATGCTCAGCCATGAACGATCAGGCCCGTGATGACAGCGTCTTCATCTCCACCGACCGATCACTTCTCGATCTTGAGGCGATCCATGCGGCGCTCGCGAGGTCGTACTGGTCGCCTGGGATCCCCAGCGACATCGTTCGGCGCGCTGTGGCGGGGTCTCTCCCGTTTGGCGTCTACGACCGGCTGGTCCCGCGTCCCGCGCGCCCGGATCTGCCGGCCCAGGTCGGTTTCGCCAGAGTCATCACCGATGCGGCGACGTACGCCTACCTCTCGGATGTGTACATCCTGGAGTCTCACCGCGGCGGCGGGCTGGGTGTGCGACTGATAGGGGCTGTCCTTGCTCATCCCGATCTCCGGGGGCTGCGGCGCATCGCGCTGATGACGCGAGATGCACAGACCCTGTACGAACGCTTCGGCTTCAGGCACACCGAAGACCCGTCGCGGTACATGGAGATCGTCAATCGCGAGGTCTATTCACCCGCCGCGGCTCCGCCAGTGGGACCGGCAGGGGCCGCTACAGCGTCATCCCCGTGATCTGGGCTTCGAAGGCCAGTTTGCCCCCGGAAGCGCCCTGGATGCGGCTGCTGAACCGGCGGGGCGTGAAGCGGATTTCCTCGCAGAGGAGGAGCAGGTCCTGGCCCGGCGAGACCGGGTTGCGGAACGACGCATCGTCGATCCCGATGAACGCGGCGATGCGAGGTTCGGGGAATCGGGCGTTATACAGGTAGGACGCGAGCTGGGCGCCGGCCTCGAGCATGAGCACCCCGGGCATCAGCGGGCGCTCGGGGAAGTGCCCTGGGACCCAGAACTCGTCGTCGCGGACGTGCTTGAGCGCCACGCCGCGCCTCAGGTCCTCGCTCTGCCAGACAATCCAGTCCAGCAGCGCCATCTCGCCCCGGTGGGGGTTGTACTTGGCGATGTCGTCGCGCGAGAGAATCCGCCCCGACATGTCGATGCCGGCCAGGTCAAACAACAACGGCTTCCCGCCGGCGGAGGCGGTCTCCGTGCCGGGGGCACCGGTGGGCCGGGAGTGGGGGGCGTGGGACGTGGTCATAAGGGGCTAGTAGCGGCTTACTTCTGGTCGGGCTGCTGCTCGCGCTTCTCCAGAATGGCCTTTCGGATGTCCTGGGCGAGGTTCTTCACGTCCTGCATCACGGAGCGCACGCGAGTCCCCGCGGCCTTGTTGCCGCCCTCGGCCTTGCGCACATCTTCCTCGATGTCTGCCAGCATCTGCTTCATCTGCTCGTATTGCTGCACGGCTGGACCTTTCAATAGTTCCTGCCAAGACGACCGCCCCAAGGGCGATGCACACCAGACGAGTATACGGCGGTTCGTGGTCGGGCGTTGGCAGGGCCGGAAACGGTTCTTTGCACGTGCTAATGGCGCGGGATCAAGGGCAGCAGGCGTTCCAGGGTCTCCAGGGCGGTCTTGATGTACCTCGGGTGCCCCTCTCGCTGCAGGTACGCGGGTGCCGTCGCGGCC comes from the Phycisphaeraceae bacterium genome and includes:
- a CDS encoding DUF3459 domain-containing protein gives rise to the protein MRSHTTRMLIAGACLYAAAVQFTLGQATTNPSAAVPPTQAAGERFRGPVREGWWNDAVFYEVFVRSFYDSREGPLANDGVGDLRGLIARLDYLNDGNPATTTDLGVTGIWLMPITESPSYHGYDTTDYLTIDREYGTNEDFKVLIAECHKRGIRVIIDLVLNHCSNRHEWFRLAADPGDPHHDWFIWSDSDPGYRGPWNQKVWHPLTDRSAGGPYFYGCFSRQMPDLNYANPAVTAEMNRTIAYWLDDMGADGFRLDAIRHLIENGPNQDNTPQTHDWLRGFYTFYKARNPEAFTVGEVWSTTDVISTYVGDQMDTSFEFQLAQAVMDAANTGDAAPLARAAAGTWAAFPRNQFATFLTNHDQARVMTVFKGDESKARLAAGLLLTLPGIPFIYYGEEIGMSGDKPDEWIRTPMQWDGSANAGFAAAGVTPWERLNADAETRNVKGQEGETGSLLGLYQKLTRLRLDHAALRRGEFEVVPSGSPRVLAFRRWMGDEQFLVIANLGAEPVSGYRLELGEGIADRLKEAGAVEVLHGEPVASGGEPIARLAPRSVYVVRVP
- the sucC gene encoding ADP-forming succinate--CoA ligase subunit beta; this translates as MKIHEYQARDLLRSAGVPVPPGQMIETVDDAAAAYKAATSAKSPLAVIKAQVHAGGRGKAGFVKLVNSADEATQAARFMLTNRMKSPQTPPEGLEVKKLLIAAGVDIAERRGGAPGAREEFYLAITTDRKTRRNVLIASREGGVEIEQVAHDTPEAIITEPLHPLLGLQPHQARRVAFEVGFRGKQVPQAVGIMLGLARLFEEKDCSLAEINPLIITPATPDHPDGQVLAIDAKFNFDDNATFRHADIAAMFDPSEENPAEMRARRFGLSYIALDGTIGCLVNGAGLAMATMDIIKLHGGEPANFLDVGGGASEEAVTEAFGIILSDPAVKGVMVNIFGGIMRCDTIAQGIVNAAKGHKNADGSKGFRVPLVVRLEGTNVEAGRKILNDARKDIPTMQAATDLTDAAKKVCAAVG
- the atpD gene encoding F0F1 ATP synthase subunit beta; translation: MATTGTITQVIGSTFDAQFSEDQLPELYNALTIKEKTPAGELDLTGEVQQHLGGGRIRAVALGSTDGLRRGMKCQDIGTPVQVPVGERVLGRVFNLLGQPIDKLPAVAGAQTRPIHRSPPEFSELNPHTEILETGIKVIDLLCPFVRGGKIGLFGGAGVGKTVVIQEMIARVARNFGGYSVFAGVGERTREGNDLWREMKEAEYFDASGKKSHVLDKVAMVFGQMNEPPGARLRVALSALTMAEEFRDSSGKETLIFIDNIFRFTQAGSEVSALLGRMPSAVGYQPTLSTEMGQLQERITSTSKGAITSVQAIYVPADDLTDPAPATAFAHLDAFVVLSRGIAEKGIYPAVDPLASTSRILSADILGERHYRVSRRVQSILQRYKDLQDIIAILGVDELSEDDKLVVSRARKIERFLSQPFYVAEVFTGFPGVTTPLNDTIESFERLCNGEGDDIPEGAFMYVGTLDDARKKAEKMKAG
- a CDS encoding GNAT family N-acetyltransferase; the protein is MNDQARDDSVFISTDRSLLDLEAIHAALARSYWSPGIPSDIVRRAVAGSLPFGVYDRLVPRPARPDLPAQVGFARVITDAATYAYLSDVYILESHRGGGLGVRLIGAVLAHPDLRGLRRIALMTRDAQTLYERFGFRHTEDPSRYMEIVNREVYSPAAAPPVGPAGAATASSP
- a CDS encoding beta-hydroxyacyl-ACP dehydratase; its protein translation is MTTSHAPHSRPTGAPGTETASAGGKPLLFDLAGIDMSGRILSRDDIAKYNPHRGEMALLDWIVWQSEDLRRGVALKHVRDDEFWVPGHFPERPLMPGVLMLEAGAQLASYLYNARFPEPRIAAFIGIDDASFRNPVSPGQDLLLLCEEIRFTPRRFSSRIQGASGGKLAFEAQITGMTL